AATACAATGATATATATTGCAAAATGCCATGTCATTCCTGTTTCGCCAAATGCATGAGCCGAGGTACTCCCTAAAATACCACTGCGTGTAAGGAAGCTTGAATACAATACAAAAACATAAGAAAGGAAAGTAAGAATAAATGCAGGGAAAAGTGATTGTTTGTTAGCAATGGAGGCAATAACCAGATGCAATGAAATAACCATTGCAAGCCATGGAACCAATGATGAATTTTCAACAGGGTCCCACGACCAGAACCCACCAAATGTTAGGTCTTCATAAGCCCATGCTCCACCCATTAACAACCCAATACCTAAAGCCAGTATTCCAAACGACATCCAGGGAATTACCGGTCGTAACCAATCGGTGTAACGTATTTTCCATAATGCAGCAATAGCATATGAAAAAGGAACAAGTAAGGAAGCAAATCCTAAAAATAAAACCGGCGGATGAGCAGTCATCCAGAAATTTTGTAACAAAGGATTCAATCCATTACCTGCTGTAACACTGCTTACATATTCTGTATTATTTAATACGGGACCTAATATATCTTTATATGCGCTGCTTATAAGTATAAACGGGTTACTGCCTATTTTCATTCCGGCAATATTAATTCCCAGTATTGTTGCATTTAAAAAAAGTTGGGAAATAATAAATACAATCATAACCGGTCGTTCGAAATAACCGGCTCTGCGCATTAACAATACACCAATAAACCCCTGCCAAAACAACCACAATAAAAAACTGCCTTCCGGTCCTGCCCACAAACTTGAAATCAAATATCCCAATGACAGATCTGGTGAAGTATGTTCCCATACATATTTATATTCCATGTGATGAGCAATAAGCATATACCATAATAAGCCCATAGCAGAAATGACAGTAAATAAATGTATGCGAAACCAATGCCTTCCATAAAAACGCCAGCTACGAAAATTGATGAGCTGTTCGCGACAAGAAAAAAAATAACATACCAATGCAGCCAGCAACGAAATAAATGAAGCCACTATCAGTATTTGTCCGGTAAAACCTAAAGCTATATGCTCTCCAGCATTATTCATAAGGCTACAAACTTAATGAAAATTCATTAAATTTTAAGAATAAAGTATCCGGGAAGATTAATGGGTTGTGGTTTTTTTCTTTTACCCTAACCCCATCCCTTCTCCTTAATCCACCACTGCGGAGGGAAGGGCGTTGACTTCGCGTTGTACTGCTGATAAAAGTGAAGTAACTTTAAATTTTGCTTTAGTTTCCTCATTACGTTCGGAAAGACAAAAAACAAAATACTTTATGTTTTATTTGTCTTGTTGAGCGAAGCGAAGCAACTGTAAATCTTTTTTAAAAAGTTTAATTACTTTTGAAAAAAATAATATAAATGCGGAATATCCTAAAAAATAATTTATATGATATATTATTGGTAATTCTAATAATCATTTTCATTATTATAAAAATACCATATCTTTCACTTCCCTATTATTGGGATGAAGCATGGGTTTACGGTCCTGCCCTCCGCATAATGGAAGTAAATAAATTAAGTTTAATGCCCGATGCATTACCTGTTTATTATTCACGCGGACATCCGTTACTGTTTCATTTTTCGGGAGCATTATGGCTTCGTATTTTCGGAACATCGCTTTTAGCAAGTCATTTATTTGCTTTATTTATTTCTGTTTGTCTTATTATCTCGGTATATGTTTTTTGCAGTAAACTTTTTTCAAAACAGGCTGGAATTATTGCCGCTCTGATACTTTTTCTGCAACCTATATTTCTGGCACAATCGGTACTGGTTTTACCCGAAGTTATGCTTTCATTATTCTCGCTGCTCTCCATCTTTTTCTTCATAAAAGAAAAATGGTTTTGTTACATCATCTTTACAACATGCGCACTATTCACAAAAGAAACAGGAATTGTTGCACTGGCGACATCAGGAATATGGTTAATTACCGACACATTTATAATCAACAGAAAAAATATTCCTTTTAAAGTTTTTTTTAAACGTTCCGCAATAATTGCTATTCCATTAATAATTATTTCTGCATTTTTCATTTACCAGAAAAAAATAAATGGATGGTATTTTTTTCCTGAACATGTAAATTATCTGTTAAATGACAATCGCAGCTTTTTAAATAAATTAGAATCATACTCGGCTTACCAGTTTATTTATTGGGGACGAAATGTTCTATCTTCGCTGATAATCATTTCTCTTTTCTTTTATTTTTATTTTAAAAAACACACGTATAATAAAGCAAATAAGCCAATATCATTACTTGCTATTTTTATCATTTTATTTCTTATTACCATCTCATTAAATTTTTACAGCGACCGTTACACTATGTGTATGATGGCTCCATTTGCTATTATCACGGCTTTTCTATTGAACGAAGTTATAAAAAAGAAAATCTTTCTTTATATTACAATTGCTGCATTTTCGATAATTCAAATAACTATTCATATACCAAAGCGAACAAGCAGTGATCATAATCTGGGTTATGCTGATGCAGTAAAAACACATCAGCAAATGGTGAGTTATTGCATTGAAAATAATTTCAGGGATAAAAAAATATTTACTCATTTCCTTATGCTGAACAACCTGGAAAATCCATACTGTGGCTATCTCAGCAATGATCAA
This genomic interval from Bacteroidales bacterium contains the following:
- a CDS encoding glycosyltransferase family 39 protein, with product MRNILKNNLYDILLVILIIIFIIIKIPYLSLPYYWDEAWVYGPALRIMEVNKLSLMPDALPVYYSRGHPLLFHFSGALWLRIFGTSLLASHLFALFISVCLIISVYVFCSKLFSKQAGIIAALILFLQPIFLAQSVLVLPEVMLSLFSLLSIFFFIKEKWFCYIIFTTCALFTKETGIVALATSGIWLITDTFIINRKNIPFKVFFKRSAIIAIPLIIISAFFIYQKKINGWYFFPEHVNYLLNDNRSFLNKLESYSAYQFIYWGRNVLSSLIIISLFFYFYFKKHTYNKANKPISLLAIFIILFLITISLNFYSDRYTMCMMAPFAIITAFLLNEVIKKKIFLYITIAAFSIIQITIHIPKRTSSDHNLGYADAVKTHQQMVSYCIENNFRDKKIFTHFLMLNNLENPYCGYLSNDQKFSDVSSTLDSNTAICIFSNMEGKEDYEKIKAEGKFILKKRFESCKAWSEIYEK